A region of Halalkaliarchaeum desulfuricum DNA encodes the following proteins:
- a CDS encoding CinA family protein, with translation MDRIERRAGTLLREREETVAVAESLTGGHISDLLTDVPGSSDYFDRGIVTYAYDAKRGELAVPREALDEHGAVSEPVARAMARGVRDVADVSWGVAATGIAGPSGGTEEKPVGLVYLGVAYAAPWGTGESFARVKREVFDGERAEIKDASARGALSLLVETIESTPVPDGT, from the coding sequence ATGGATCGAATCGAACGCCGCGCCGGAACGCTGTTGCGCGAGCGCGAGGAGACCGTCGCCGTCGCGGAATCGCTCACTGGAGGACACATTTCGGATCTGCTCACGGACGTTCCCGGATCGAGCGACTACTTCGATCGGGGGATCGTCACGTACGCCTACGACGCCAAACGGGGGGAACTCGCCGTACCGCGGGAGGCGCTCGACGAGCACGGGGCGGTGAGCGAACCCGTCGCCCGCGCGATGGCCCGCGGCGTTCGAGACGTCGCCGACGTGAGCTGGGGAGTCGCCGCCACCGGGATCGCGGGCCCGTCCGGCGGCACCGAGGAAAAGCCAGTCGGACTCGTGTATCTCGGCGTCGCGTACGCCGCCCCGTGGGGTACAGGGGAGTCGTTCGCCCGGGTGAAACGGGAGGTGTTCGACGGCGAGCGTGCGGAGATCAAGGACGCGAGCGCTCGCGGCGCGCTGTCGTTGCTGGTGGAGACGATCGAATCGACGCCAGTTCCCGACGGGACGTAG